In Aestuariibaculum lutulentum, one DNA window encodes the following:
- a CDS encoding exonuclease domain-containing protein, with the protein MYAILDIETTGGKYNEEGITEIAIYKYDGHQIVDQFISLVNPEREIQPFVVNLTGINSNMLRNAPKFFEVAKRIVEITEDCILVAHNAQFDYRILCTEFRRLGFEYIRPSLCSVELSKQLIPGQPSYSLGKLVRSLGIPVSDRHRASGDALATLKLFKLLLDKDTSKSIIQQSIKLNPKHQLEPRHLDILADLPSETGVYYIHNAEGNIIYIGKSNNIKKRVNQHFTNTNRKSKQIQNLVDSVSYETTGSELVALLKESEAIKNIKPKFNRALRRTRFTHALYSFTDDKGYINLKIDIADGRKKPITTFSNRDSGKSFINHAVEEYKLCQKLTGIYQTKTSCFNYDIKQCEGACIGKESPENYNDRVSKLIAKNSYTNQNMVIIDRGRDIDERSAILIENGVFKGIGFYNLNYQINNIEILQSIITPMQNNRDTQHIIQSYLRKNKKLKTILFD; encoded by the coding sequence TTGTACGCAATATTAGACATAGAAACGACTGGTGGCAAGTATAACGAGGAAGGCATTACCGAAATTGCAATCTACAAATATGATGGACATCAAATTGTAGATCAATTCATTAGCCTTGTTAATCCTGAACGCGAAATACAACCTTTTGTAGTTAACCTAACGGGAATTAACAGCAATATGTTGCGCAATGCCCCTAAGTTTTTTGAAGTGGCTAAACGCATTGTTGAGATTACCGAAGATTGTATTTTGGTAGCTCACAATGCCCAGTTTGATTATCGTATATTGTGTACCGAATTCAGACGTTTAGGTTTCGAATATATTCGTCCTTCTTTATGTTCTGTTGAACTTTCTAAACAACTTATTCCGGGACAACCTTCTTATAGTTTAGGCAAATTGGTAAGATCTTTAGGGATTCCTGTAAGCGATCGCCATAGAGCATCAGGTGATGCATTGGCAACGCTTAAATTGTTTAAACTGTTATTAGATAAAGACACTTCTAAAAGTATCATTCAGCAATCTATTAAACTAAATCCTAAGCATCAGCTTGAACCAAGACATTTAGATATTTTAGCCGATTTACCTTCGGAAACCGGTGTTTATTATATTCATAATGCAGAAGGTAATATCATTTATATTGGCAAGAGTAACAATATAAAAAAACGCGTCAATCAGCATTTTACAAATACCAATAGAAAGTCTAAACAAATTCAGAATTTAGTGGATTCGGTGAGTTATGAAACCACAGGTAGCGAACTTGTAGCGCTTTTAAAGGAAAGCGAAGCGATTAAAAACATTAAACCTAAATTTAATCGTGCACTCCGTAGAACGCGTTTTACTCATGCCCTTTACAGCTTTACTGACGATAAGGGGTATATTAATTTAAAAATAGATATTGCAGACGGTCGTAAAAAACCCATAACCACGTTTAGCAACAGAGACAGCGGTAAAAGTTTTATAAACCACGCCGTTGAAGAATATAAACTTTGCCAGAAACTAACCGGCATATACCAAACCAAAACCAGTTGTTTTAATTACGATATAAAACAGTGTGAAGGCGCTTGCATTGGCAAAGAATCTCCCGAAAATTATAACGATCGTGTTTCTAAATTAATAGCTAAAAACAGTTACACTAACCAAAACATGGTTATTATAGACAGAGGTCGTGATATTGACGAGCGCAGTGCTATTTTAATTGAAAATGGCGTATTTAAAGGTATCGGTTTTTATAATCTAAACTACCAGATTAATAATATTGAGATTCTTCAATCTATTATTACTCCAATGCAGAACAATAGAGACACTCAACATATTATTCAGAGTTACCTAAGGAAAAATAAGAAACTAAAAACAATTTTGTTTGATTAA
- a CDS encoding 3-hydroxybutyryl-CoA dehydrogenase gives MKQIAVIGAGTMGNGIAHTFAQNGFKVNLIDISEASLEKGLSTISKNLDRMIAKEVINETDKAETLSNIATFLSIPEGVKQTDLVIEAATENIDLKLEIFKQLDEACAEETILATNTSSISITQIAAATSRPDKVIGMHFMNPVPIMKLVEVIRGYNTSDTVTETIMTLSADLGKTPVEVNDYPGFVANRILMPMINESIETLYNGVAGVFEIDTVMKLGMAHPMGPLQLADFIGLDVCLSILNVMYDGFKNPKYAPCPLLVNMVCAGKLGVKSGEGFYDYSESKKAETISIQFSK, from the coding sequence ATGAAACAGATTGCAGTTATAGGGGCTGGAACCATGGGTAATGGCATTGCTCATACCTTTGCTCAAAACGGTTTTAAAGTGAATCTTATTGATATTAGCGAAGCGTCTTTAGAAAAAGGCTTATCAACCATTTCAAAGAACTTAGACAGAATGATAGCTAAGGAAGTTATAAATGAAACAGATAAAGCCGAAACCTTATCAAATATTGCAACATTTTTAAGCATTCCTGAAGGCGTCAAACAAACCGATTTGGTTATTGAAGCAGCGACTGAAAATATCGACTTAAAACTGGAAATTTTCAAACAGTTAGATGAAGCTTGCGCCGAAGAAACTATTCTGGCAACCAATACCTCATCTATTTCCATTACCCAAATAGCAGCAGCTACTTCCAGACCTGACAAAGTTATTGGTATGCATTTTATGAATCCGGTGCCTATCATGAAACTGGTTGAAGTGATTCGTGGTTACAATACCAGTGACACGGTTACCGAAACTATCATGACACTTTCAGCTGATTTAGGAAAAACTCCGGTTGAAGTAAACGATTATCCAGGGTTTGTTGCGAACCGTATATTAATGCCCATGATTAACGAATCTATTGAAACCTTATACAATGGCGTTGCAGGAGTTTTTGAAATTGATACAGTGATGAAACTGGGTATGGCACACCCTATGGGACCATTACAACTTGCCGATTTTATTGGGTTGGATGTTTGTCTATCAATTTTAAATGTGATGTACGACGGCTTTAAAAATCCGAAATATGCACCATGTCCGTTATTAGTGAATATGGTTTGTGCCGGAAAATTAGGCGTAAAATCCGGGGAAGGATTTTACGATTATTCAGAAAGTAAAAAGGCCGAAACCATATCGATTCAATTCTCTAAATAA
- a CDS encoding YggS family pyridoxal phosphate-dependent enzyme: MSIPQNLNHIKSDLPAHITLVAVSKTKPVPDLMEAYNAGQRIFGENKIQEMVEKHEVMPKDIQWHMIGHVQRNKVKYMASFVNLIHGVDNFKLLNEINRQAARYRRTINCLLQIKIAEEDSKFGMTTAEASEILQSDDFSYLQNIKIVGVMGMATFTDNETQIKQEFTKLKETFDELKAIETPNCKLETISMGMSGDYKLAIDCGSTMVRVGSSIFGERNYN; this comes from the coding sequence ATGTCAATACCACAAAATTTAAATCATATAAAATCCGATTTACCTGCACATATTACCCTCGTAGCGGTATCTAAAACCAAACCTGTTCCTGATTTAATGGAAGCCTACAATGCCGGACAACGCATTTTTGGTGAAAACAAAATTCAGGAAATGGTCGAGAAACACGAGGTGATGCCTAAAGATATTCAATGGCATATGATTGGTCATGTGCAGCGCAATAAAGTTAAATACATGGCGTCTTTTGTGAATTTAATTCATGGTGTCGATAATTTTAAACTTCTGAATGAAATAAACCGACAAGCCGCGAGATACAGAAGAACCATCAACTGCTTGCTACAAATAAAAATAGCTGAAGAAGACAGTAAATTTGGAATGACAACCGCTGAAGCTTCAGAAATATTGCAATCTGATGACTTTTCATACTTACAAAATATAAAAATTGTTGGCGTTATGGGTATGGCTACTTTTACTGATAATGAAACTCAAATAAAGCAGGAATTCACCAAATTAAAAGAAACTTTTGATGAATTAAAAGCTATTGAAACCCCAAACTGCAAATTAGAAACCATAAGTATGGGTATGAGTGGTGATTATAAGTTAGCAATTGACTGCGGAAGTACAATGGTTCGGGTTGGAAGTAGTATATTTGGAGAACGAAACTACAACTAA
- a CDS encoding Xaa-Pro dipeptidyl-peptidase — protein sequence MSIFFSATSTFGQKAEPVFKNGEAQIIEAFSNPDKWIRHDLWVETTFDSDGDGKPDRVHVDVTRPSQTETEGLKLPVIYESSPYYAGVAPDIDGIFWDVNHELGEKPKDHVHPEVTRIGKRPIISNSQVGIWVPRGYIVVHSSSPGTGLSQGSPTVGGDNESLAPKAVIDWLNGRAKGYTEPNGNETVEAYWTTGKVGMTGTSYNGTLPLAAATTGVEGLEVIIPVAPNTSYYHYYRSNGLVRSPGGYLGEDIDVLYEFIHSGDESKRAHNNQFVRDSILRKYQDRITGDYNDFWAGRDYLNDMAPMKAALLMSHGFNDWNVMPEHSYRIYKKAKEMGLETQIYYHQNGHGGPPPVGMMNRWFTHYLFGIDNGVENESNKAWIVRENDKQSEPTAYADFPNPEAKPVTLHLVKGNPAKGSLSVNTSKKQGKETLVDDVNFDGATLAKAESSKNRLIYITPKLSKDLHISGVPKVTVKLASNKPAANLSVWLVSLPWNEGKVKITDNIITRGWADPQNHKSILESEPLKPGKFYEVTFDLMPDDQIIRAGQQIGLMIFSSDKEFTLHPKPGTELTVDLDGTTLTLPVVGGLNAFESATKE from the coding sequence ATGAGCATTTTTTTTTCAGCTACCTCTACTTTTGGTCAAAAAGCTGAACCCGTTTTTAAAAACGGTGAGGCTCAAATTATTGAAGCCTTCAGTAATCCTGACAAATGGATTCGACATGATTTATGGGTAGAAACCACTTTCGATTCTGATGGTGATGGTAAACCGGATCGTGTGCATGTAGATGTTACCAGACCATCTCAAACCGAAACTGAGGGGTTAAAACTTCCTGTTATTTACGAATCAAGCCCATACTACGCCGGTGTCGCTCCAGATATTGATGGTATCTTCTGGGATGTTAATCACGAATTAGGTGAAAAACCTAAAGACCATGTACACCCTGAAGTTACCCGAATAGGAAAACGTCCAATTATATCAAATTCTCAAGTTGGCATATGGGTTCCTCGAGGTTATATCGTAGTCCACTCGTCATCTCCCGGAACAGGATTATCTCAAGGCTCTCCAACCGTTGGAGGAGATAATGAGTCATTGGCTCCTAAAGCAGTTATAGACTGGTTAAACGGACGCGCAAAAGGATATACTGAACCTAACGGAAATGAAACTGTTGAAGCGTACTGGACTACCGGAAAAGTTGGTATGACAGGAACATCATACAACGGCACACTTCCGTTAGCAGCCGCAACAACAGGTGTTGAAGGACTGGAAGTCATTATCCCTGTAGCGCCGAATACATCGTATTATCATTATTACCGCTCTAACGGATTGGTACGTTCTCCAGGGGGGTATTTAGGTGAAGATATTGATGTTCTTTATGAATTTATACATAGTGGTGATGAATCAAAAAGAGCACATAACAATCAGTTTGTCAGAGATTCTATTCTTAGAAAATATCAGGATAGAATTACCGGCGATTATAATGATTTTTGGGCAGGTCGCGATTATTTAAACGATATGGCACCGATGAAAGCTGCGTTGTTAATGTCTCACGGATTTAACGATTGGAATGTCATGCCAGAGCACAGTTATAGAATCTATAAAAAAGCTAAAGAAATGGGCTTGGAAACCCAAATCTACTATCATCAAAATGGACATGGCGGACCACCTCCAGTAGGGATGATGAACCGTTGGTTTACACATTATTTATTCGGAATTGATAACGGAGTAGAAAATGAAAGCAACAAAGCATGGATTGTTAGAGAAAACGACAAACAGTCTGAGCCAACAGCTTATGCCGATTTCCCAAATCCTGAAGCTAAGCCAGTAACACTTCATTTAGTTAAAGGAAACCCTGCAAAAGGAAGTTTAAGCGTAAACACATCAAAAAAGCAAGGCAAAGAAACCTTAGTTGATGATGTAAATTTTGACGGTGCTACTTTAGCTAAAGCTGAAAGTTCAAAAAATCGTCTTATTTATATCACCCCTAAACTTTCAAAAGATCTTCATATTTCAGGTGTTCCAAAAGTTACCGTTAAATTGGCAAGTAATAAACCTGCGGCAAACTTATCGGTTTGGTTAGTGTCATTACCTTGGAACGAAGGCAAAGTAAAGATCACCGACAATATTATTACTCGTGGTTGGGCCGATCCTCAAAACCACAAATCCATTCTAGAAAGCGAGCCGTTAAAGCCTGGTAAATTTTATGAAGTGACTTTCGATTTAATGCCTGATGATCAAATTATCAGAGCAGGTCAACAAATCGGCTTAATGATTTTTTCCAGCGACAAAGAATTTACACTGCATCCAAAACCTGGTACTGAATTAACCGTTGATTTAGACGGAACAACGTTAACTTTACCTGTTGTTGGTGGACTTAATGCTTTTGAAAGCGCAACAAAAGAGTAA
- a CDS encoding YybH family protein: MKSLIALSLCILSIISCHQDMKPNKEQIELWKQEVLETEHRFSEMAQSEGMNKAFLYFASDDAILLRNEKLIKGKSAIAEYMVDSNSKGLKWSPDFVDVASSGDLAYTYGTYSYTHQDTTGKDIITKGIFHTVWRRQSNGSWKFVWD; the protein is encoded by the coding sequence ATGAAATCCTTAATCGCTCTTTCGCTATGCATTTTATCTATCATCTCATGCCACCAAGATATGAAGCCTAATAAAGAACAAATAGAGCTTTGGAAACAGGAGGTTTTAGAAACCGAACACCGTTTTTCCGAAATGGCGCAAAGCGAAGGGATGAACAAAGCATTTCTTTATTTTGCTTCCGATGATGCTATTTTACTTCGTAATGAAAAACTGATTAAAGGTAAATCGGCCATTGCCGAATATATGGTAGATTCAAACTCAAAAGGACTTAAATGGTCGCCCGATTTTGTAGATGTTGCATCATCGGGTGATCTAGCCTATACTTATGGAACATACAGCTATACGCATCAAGACACAACTGGAAAAGACATAATTACAAAAGGCATCTTTCATACGGTATGGCGGCGCCAAAGTAATGGTTCCTGGAAATTTGTATGGGATTAA
- a CDS encoding protein-L-isoaspartate(D-aspartate) O-methyltransferase, translated as MKDTFRHKGLRQQLVNVLIDKGIKNDAVLKAIGKIPRHLFMDSGFLDHAYVDKAFPIAADQTISQPYTVAFQTELLDVKREDKILEIGTGSGYQTAVLLELGARVYSIERQQELFKKTSKFLPQLGYRAKSFIFGDGYKGLPQEAPFDGIIVTAGAPFVPKPLLSQLKVGGRLVIPVGEDVQIMNLFIRKGPKEFEQHEFGEFRFVPLLEDKN; from the coding sequence TTGAAAGATACTTTTAGACATAAGGGATTACGCCAGCAATTGGTTAATGTGTTAATTGACAAAGGAATAAAAAATGATGCCGTATTAAAGGCCATTGGTAAAATACCGAGACACCTTTTTATGGATTCTGGTTTTTTAGATCATGCGTATGTCGATAAGGCATTTCCTATTGCAGCAGACCAAACCATTTCGCAACCTTATACTGTAGCTTTCCAAACCGAATTGTTAGATGTAAAGCGCGAAGATAAAATACTTGAAATAGGAACAGGAAGTGGTTATCAAACCGCAGTTTTACTGGAATTGGGAGCTCGTGTTTATTCTATAGAACGTCAGCAGGAGTTGTTTAAAAAAACCAGTAAGTTTTTACCTCAATTGGGTTATAGAGCTAAAAGTTTTATTTTTGGTGATGGTTATAAAGGCTTACCTCAGGAAGCGCCGTTTGATGGTATTATTGTTACAGCTGGTGCGCCATTTGTGCCTAAGCCTTTGTTAAGCCAGTTAAAAGTAGGGGGTAGGTTAGTGATTCCTGTGGGTGAAGATGTACAAATTATGAACCTATTTATTAGAAAAGGTCCTAAAGAATTTGAACAACATGAATTTGGAGAATTCCGCTTTGTACCTTTGCTAGAGGATAAAAATTAA
- a CDS encoding Gfo/Idh/MocA family protein — protein MLKAGVLGAGHLGKIHLKLLNQSDKYELVGFYDANEENGKKVEAEFGYKFFNSIEELIDAVDMVDIVTPTLSHYDCAKQAIAKGKHIFIEKPITNTVEEAEHIRELLAENKLRGQVGHVERFNPAFLAVKDEINAPMFIESHRLAEFNPRGTDVPVVLDLMIHDIDIILSVVKSKVKHISASGVAVISNSPDIANARIEFENGCVANLTASRISLKKMRKARFFQKDAYISVDFLEKKCEVVKMKDAPEHPGDFDMVLQNAEGEKKQIYFDNPPVANNNSILDELNTFADAINNDRAPIVTLHDGTEALRVATQIINCF, from the coding sequence ATGCTAAAAGCCGGTGTACTTGGTGCTGGTCACCTTGGAAAAATACATTTAAAACTTCTAAATCAATCAGATAAATATGAACTTGTTGGTTTCTACGATGCCAACGAGGAAAACGGTAAAAAAGTAGAAGCCGAATTCGGATATAAGTTTTTCAATTCTATAGAGGAATTAATTGATGCTGTAGACATGGTAGATATTGTAACACCTACCCTTTCTCACTACGATTGTGCCAAACAAGCTATTGCTAAAGGCAAACACATTTTTATAGAAAAACCTATTACCAATACGGTTGAAGAAGCCGAACATATCCGTGAACTTTTAGCCGAAAACAAACTAAGAGGTCAGGTTGGTCATGTTGAGCGATTCAACCCTGCTTTTTTAGCTGTTAAAGACGAAATTAACGCTCCTATGTTTATTGAATCGCACCGCTTAGCGGAATTTAATCCAAGAGGAACCGATGTTCCTGTGGTTTTAGATTTAATGATTCACGATATCGACATTATTTTAAGTGTTGTAAAATCTAAAGTAAAACATATTAGTGCCAGCGGTGTTGCTGTTATCAGCAATTCTCCTGATATTGCCAACGCGCGTATTGAATTCGAAAATGGTTGTGTGGCCAACTTAACAGCAAGTAGAATTTCTCTTAAGAAAATGCGAAAAGCACGTTTCTTCCAGAAAGATGCTTACATCTCGGTAGATTTCCTTGAGAAAAAATGTGAAGTCGTAAAAATGAAAGACGCTCCGGAACATCCTGGCGATTTCGATATGGTATTACAAAATGCCGAAGGCGAGAAAAAGCAAATCTACTTCGATAATCCGCCTGTTGCGAATAACAATTCTATTTTAGATGAATTAAACACCTTCGCCGATGCCATTAATAACGATAGAGCACCAATAGTAACGTTACACGACGGTACCGAGGCCTTGCGAGTAGCAACTCAAATTATAAATTGCTTTTAA